From a region of the Sphaerodactylus townsendi isolate TG3544 linkage group LG16, MPM_Stown_v2.3, whole genome shotgun sequence genome:
- the LOC125445804 gene encoding adenine phosphoribosyltransferase-like, protein MDLRRVTASQERGWYLKLMAPNIKGPGYAWLDPSRLYCHPQALQDCIEDLVQPFQDEAIDLVGGIDAMGFILGAAIASFLQKGFVAIRKAGHLCVETVMQPYKDYSGRDKLMEMRTDAIVPGLRVLLVDQWVETGGTMRAAIRMVEEQGGVVAGVAAICVEDSEGGQWLKRNYKWSHCVPPHLMPQFNAHYLDSFQAFEAKRGLQ, encoded by the exons ATGGACCTGCGACGTGTCACTGCCTCCCAAGAGCGGGGCTGGTATCTGAAGCTGATGGCGCCCAACATTAAAGGGCCGGGTTACGCCTGGCTGGACCCCTCTCGTCTCTACTGCCACCCACAA GCCTTGCAGGACTGCATCGAAGATCTGGTACAGCCATTTCAGGACGAGGCAATTGACCTGGTTGGCGGAATTGATGCCATGGGATTCATTCTAG GTGCTGCCATTGCCAGCTTCCTCCAGAAGGGTTTTGTGGCCATCCGCAAAGCTGGGCACCTGTGCGTGGAGACCGTCATGCAGCCTTACAAGGATTACTCCGGCCGGGACAAGCTGATGGAGATGCGAACCGATGCCATCGTTCCAG GCCTCCGAGTCTTGCTGGTGGACCAGTGGGTGGAGACAGGGGGCACCATGCGAGCTGCCATCCGGATGGTGGAGGAACAAGGAGGCGTGGTGGCAG GAGTGGCTGCCATCTGTGTCgaagacagcgagggagggcAGTGGCTCAAGAGGAACTACAAATGGTCCCACTGTGTCCCGCCCCACCTGATGCCCCAGTTCAACGCTCACTACCTGGACTCCTTCCAGGCCTTCGAGGCCAAGCGAGGGCTGCAGTAG